TGCCTCTTctgtgtcctggattgttgattacccaACAGGAAGATCCCAATATGTGCGTCTTCAACATTGTGTGTCTGATAAGGTGATCAACAACACAGGGGTACCACAAGAGAGcgtcctctccccctcccttttcaacacagacttcagccactgcacagagacatgcCATCTTCAGATGtgttctgatgactctgcggtggttggatgcgtCAGTGAGGGTGATGAGACAGCGAACCAGTCTAACAAAGACCAAAGAATTGATATTGGCCTTTAAGAGGACCAGGAAACCTGTGACCCTGTATTTCAACTGAGGGGGTTGATGTGGACATTGTGGAGGGCTATAAATACCTTGAGTACACATTGATAACAAACTGCACTGGATTAAAAACACCACTGCACTCTACAGTCATCTCTATTCTCTGAATCAGCTGaagtcttttaacatctgttggacaatgctcaggattttctatgagtcttgCATGTTGGGACAGCAGTTTGAGGGCTGCAatcaacagactcaataaactgatctaCAAGGCCAATGTTGTGGGGGTGGAGCTGGACTCCCACCTACTCCATGACGTGCTGGCCAGTCACAGGAGCATGTTCAGTATTCTATTTAATGTCTGTAATAGTCTGGATATTTATAATCGAGCTATTTGTATTCATGTATTGTGATTCCTATTATGGTGAggggctgtttttctgatcAGTCTCCTGTCAGTCCAGAGAAGTTACTGACGGACTTCACGGCCACTCAGCTTAAGAACCCTGCAGACACTGTCAACCAAATAACTTTTCACCACATCCACTATCTTGATGCTGCTAAAAAAGGATGATAACAAACCAATACCTATAATTGCTCATTTTGAATATTACAAGAACAAGAActagtgaaaaacaaaacaaggaactAAAAGGAACACACTAAGGTATAAATGATAAATTCCCACCCGAAATTCTGTCCCTCATAGGAAAGAAGTCATCTACGTTGAAAAACTCTGTACTGATAAGTTTCCTGGGACAAAGAAATAACTCCTTGGctgtaataatgaaaaaatgaaacatgtAATTAAAAATGCTATAGGTACCATGCTACATTTTATACAATGAGAACAGCACACTCACCTCAGCACCTCATTTCTTACTGTCAAGctgctataaataaataaataacactagCTTAATGTTAGTGTTACCACAATGGGAGCAAGTCAATGTGAAGAATCAACTTTGATAATGCTCTCATGACTTATGAGTTAAGTTCAAATTCAAAAGCTCACCTGTCCTTCATTtggtaattaattaaaataattaagctTGTGTAGCTCTGAACAAGCTGAACATAAGTGTGAAAAATTGGCATAAACCACACGGAGAGGAGAAGGACGTTTTTCCCTTGGACTCTGgagacaagggaatctgccagtGTCGTGAAAAAACAAGCAGTGCCCACCCGTGCAGGAACTGGTCGACCTGGGCATCAAACTGTGACCTCATGCACCTTACAGTAGTCAACACAGAATTGTATAGACCTGAAATCTTCACTACAAGAACTATGGGGCTTGTTGTGTTCAATTTCTTCAAAGGAAGTAGAGGAGAAATATCCTCTGtttaaaaagatttaatttGCTTCAGCAGTTAGAATTACAAGTTTACAGTGCTGGACCTCTCTGTGAACACAGTCATCTGTCTTCACTGAAAAGACGACCCTGAATTTGCCCGTACAGTTTTATACCCCAACAAAATCATTATTATGATAATTATCTTCTTCTGGAACCAACGTGGCGCTCCTGATGTCTCCCTTCGAGTCCCCTGCTCCGCTCACGTCTGACCTCGTATCTGCTCCTTTTCCTGGAATGACAGAGACAAATACACCTCCCTGTCCAGCCTtgattatttaatattaacCTACTTCTGATTCCATTTATCTAGTTCGGGACATTCTGTTCAGACTCCCTTTGCCCAGAAAATGTCCTTCTAACCATTATCTGGTGTGACGTGTAAGCATGCAGCAAAAAAGACCCTCTGCACTTCTACGTCAATTCTCAATATTTCAGTCCAGTCAATACCACTGAACGACATTTTTGACCGTCTAAACACAGAGTGCCAACTCGTTTATGAGCACATTGCATTGTgtatataaaatcataaaaaactgcatcatttaatcattttaaatccTAACAGGCTACACCACGCACTGTGCAACTCTTTTATTACCCACATCTTTAGCAGTTCCACCAGTTCATTCGAAACAACAGGTAACTGACAGGACTGTGAATGCAACAACCATAGCAAGGTGCATTTCAAAATGGTGCTCTTTGAGCGAGGTATTACCAGGCAGGAGGGAGAACTCATCTGCAAAACGATGTTGTAATACAGCAGCATCTACTCTCTGGGCTTGTGTGAAATGGTCATCACAACAGAGGAAGATGGGAATGGTGGAATTTAGGAACTCCAGCCCCAACTCATCTCTTTCCTTCACCAGGCTCACGAGAAAAACTGTTTCAGCCTTTCTCCATGCTTTAAGGAGAGTAGGACCATTTCATAGTCAACATCTCCCACTTGCCGTGTGACCATGAAAGGTCCTTGCCACTTGGCAAGTAGAAGAATGGATAATACAAGCACTTTGTCTCTTGGTGAAAATTATCTGAGCCTTATCCCTCTGCTGTACAGGCACTGCTGAAGTTCTTGGGCCTGTAGTAAATTTTATCGTGATAACCTCCACAACGTGTGTAGCTTTGCTCTCGGGTCCAGAATGTactgaatttcttttttagctgGGCTTGGACCTTCCTCCCAGTTTTCTTTAATCAGGTCCAACACACCTCTGCAGCTTCCTGCTGAACAGTAACTCAAAGCTAGTCAGCTATTATCTCTTCATGGGATGCCCACTTGAATCAGTGCCAGCTCCACACTCATGGCAGAAATGGTGCACAGTAGCACTGCTTCAGACCGAgtcaagaccaagacaaagtcAAGACGAGACCAAGATTGAGACcgagacaaaaaagtctttaaactgcagccagatgctgcttcgggtgtcaggcatatttatgtgtttttgcactcgcacagccctcctcagccctgtctactgtctcactcacttactgagaggacagacacacgctccacttgactgtcgcgtctctcacgctctctgtttttcacataatgatattatcctatatcctcgcatgtgattggccacaatatggaggAATTGGCGCATAGttgagccactgtgtgagagctgagcagcgaaaggaaattaagtgaggagccggctctcgctcaatgggagtcgactcttctgactcactacaaagcactctcaaagcacggctcttagagcACATGACACATTATCGAACGTTACGTTGTGTGTCACggatactgttgactccaaatctcccgaccaCTATGTCGATCTGAGATAGCAAGACCGagacagcgagaccaagacaagaccaagaccacgtaaaagtggtctTGGTCATGGTCATTAACAATATtggtctcgagacatccaactctaaaAGTGATATCCCGCTGCACTCTGGTGAAATGGCCCAATGAGGCCCATGGCAATGTGCTTAAATGGGACCTCGattaaggctacgttcacactgcaggtcttaatgctcaattccgattttttgatcaaatccgatttttttgtctgctcgttcacactacaaataaaatgcgacagcaaacgcgctctagtgtgaacgctcaaagcggcccgcatgcgcaaaagaagctgtcacacacaacgagctctgtttagacccagagcaacagtattgtttgactgatggcccttaatatgcAGACTTCGGACttcgtttcccaatttttgctttaagttattttgttatttacataataatgtaaataacctaataatgatccttattgctgtttaagagaggagcggtgcttcaaatgatagctgcagatttctgtcagaatctgcagattacagtacaaataaaatgttcacattgtcttcccaacagtttcactaacatctacactggatggccaggaagcgttcgcgatgtcttctcgggcgcttctctggcgctgataattggcttcagtcttgtgtcagtgacgtaaaaggcggatttaatgcgacttgaccgttcaaacagcagtcgctttctaaaacatcggatatgtatcggattcagtaccacatacgaaagtgacccagatcggatttgaaaatatcggatttgtgctgttcacactgtcatagcatgatcggatatgggtcgcatagggtcaaaaaaatcggatttgatgcgctttcgcctgcagtgtgaacgtagcctaaaagTAGTGGGAACAAAGGCACTTTTGAAATACCTGGCTGGTTCACCAGCTGACGCTCCAGGCAGGACCACACCACTGATGCAGATCCTCTGGTCAATTATTGGTTGGGCGTAACTGGGCCATTATTCACTCCTGAGTTTTGTCATATCCTGTATGCCGTGCCACAGGGTTATTTGGCACCAACAACTGTTGTGTTCTTTTATTGTGTGAGTGTCAAGACTTACTTGCTACAGGTTGTCTCTAACCATTACAAAATGAGTGTCGGTCAGAGCTACGTCATTGCACACTATTTGACCTTCAATTTTCAAGTCAAAGGCTGAGCATAGAGAGTCGTCATGAGACTAAGAAATCTCCTGTGGCGTCAGTAATTCTCAGGAAGGCCCCAGTGTCACCACTTAACACTGTGCAGACACTACATAGGTAAAACTCtgaatttagattttttaacATACATCAAAGAGGTGTAGGCATGTTTGTTACAAACTAATTGTAGCTAAAATGTAAGTGATAAACAGTGTAATTGACTGTTAGAaggaaataaattcaaattattcAGTGAGTCTAGtgccatttattttatttcactccATTCTCTGAAAACACATAATAGTATATTCTGGTGATAATATAGAGTTGTTTTATACAAAAGTACCAATTCTGTAGATCCACCTATAGTCAGCACACAACTACTGGCTTTAAGAGGATATAAAATTTTGTTTACACAAGAGGAGAAAGATCTGATATTGAGGGTCAGTCAGTCAGATGGTACCAGAACAAATCTACCAACCTACCAGTGTGCTAGGAGCTACAATATTGTAACATTTAGGAGCTACAATACATTTATGGCAGTTGGAGTCCAGAGAAGAGTTGAAACACAACAATTATAACAGAGAAGCAAAAGCCTTAGGGATTGGCCAGTTCATCTGATGTGACAGAAGGAGGCAGGCTGTCCAAGGCTCCCATCTCTGTAATGTTGCACAAACAGAACAGACAGAACATCAATACTGAGACATAATAGGCAGaaagttgtttttcattttatcatacctctgtttgtttgcacTCAGCAGACACTCTATTAGATTCACCTTGctaactgccttaattctttgtggcattgAATCATCAAGGTATTATCCTGAGATTTTGGACATGACAAGAAAATTTTGACATGATTTTATCACATGAAGGATCTGGTGACTgttcagtgaactcattgtcatgttcaagaaatcagTTTGAGGTGAGTTTGTGAGATGGCACGCTATCCTGTTAGAGGATCAGTACACTGTTGGTAACatagggatggacatggtcattAACAATATGATCAGTTGGTACCATTCTGCCAAGACATACAGCTTGAACCTTCAGCACAAGCCTGGATGGATTCACATTTTCATGTTGTAGATGCAGAATTCAACAGGCCAACTTGTGCATCACTGAGTTCCTGCAATGTAACTGGCTGATTAGAAATACTGCACTAGCAGTCAGTTGAACAGTCTCTGACATGGTAATAATACTATCAGTATACATGGCTATACAGGATCCCTGCCAGGTTTGATCTGATGAtaaacttgtatgttttattGTATGATTAGATTAAACAATTTTCAATATTATCACACCTCTAGATGTCATAAAGTCAAATATGCAACattacattttcaaatttaGTTTTGTGCATGGGGTAATTTGTGTGCTAATTCAATAGAAAATGAAGATTCTATCACTGAAAGAATATTTCCATGTTTAACAAATGGACCGATATACAGACCTGAAAAAGTTCGCTAATCAAACTTTGGTGTGCTTTTAAGAGTTTGTCGTTGCAGTGACTTCTGTATGCAGACCTGTATTATTTTGTTCATGAACTCCCCTCGCTTTCAAATAAGTGAGAAGCATTACCTTTAAGTTTGAGGTATGACAAGAAGTCAATGACAGTGTGGATAATTTCTTCATCTGCTATTCTCAGGGCGCCTGTGGAGGTACATCAAGAATGACAGGTTGAAATGGCAGGAGCTCTGATATACACAGATCATACAGAGAAATGAAATTCTCTCAGATACTAAGGTTTACGATACAAGTAGGAGTATTAGATTTAAACAAAGCATCAGTTGTGAACTCATGAACAAAGGTTAATGGGAATGAAACATGAAGGCTACTGAATTCCATACAAAGTAGATGTGTCTaagctttctttaaaaaaaacaaaacgtaaaaatgtaaaacatttcaCCTTCCAATGATCCTAGTTTGACTAGCCCTCACACTCTGTGATTATTGCTTTCAGCCTTAGTCCATCGCAGTGGAAATGTTTCGCTGCTGAAAACCAGTGAAGATTTCTACAACAGTAATTTAAAGGCTTGATGAATGGAAAATCTTTATGACACTTTATGACGCGGTGAAAGGAGAGAGATCGCTTTAATTTTGGTATGCTTTAAAagatgtcttctttttttttagattaaacGGTACAAGCACTGcttgtcttgtttttgctgttatttgtttttgttagatttctttattcagtgttttagataaatgatcataaaacacataaaacatttcCAGAGTTTCCAAAATATAAACtagcattttttttgtaaaagacacaaaatattaaataatacatCAATAAATAATCTGGGGTATTATTTTGTTTAGGAACTTGAGGCTTTATTGCACTGTTTCCCTTTAAAATATATGTGGCTCCTCTTCTTTTGGGCTATTTAAAGGACTTAAATGACTACAAGTTCCTATTTTCTTCAAGGCATTTTAGGTCTCCCCCTCTACCATCTCCTTCCTCAGTGTTCCTTATACATTAAAGGTAGCTAATCAACATGACAGCTATAgataaaacagtaataaaagcaaaacattcAGTATATCAAATTAAATTAACCAAGAAGATACATCATAAAATACCTTTTGATTATTGTTAAATAACACTCGAAATAAAATATCTTctttaagaggaagaaagatTGTCCTGTTTCTTTGTGAGACATACAGACCTGTTCTGAAGTCCTCCTCCTGGCCTATGTCCCTCTTCCCAGCCAGACCCGGCTTGTCTCCTAGTCTCGTGTGTCCATGTAGTCCATCTAGTCCATCTGGATAATGAGGAGTGATCGCAGTTGATGCGCTCATACAAACATCAGATGGCCCAACTAagcatttaattaattcattccCATTATCAGCTCAGTTCACTAGAAATTCAgcaattttaacattttggtaaatgtgatttatgtgtaattttcatgtacttacaataataataatcctttTCAGCTGCTTAATTGTTTAATATACTGGCTGTGacatttaattttctgtttgattAAGGTGAAAATGACAATtgacaaagtaaaaataatatgGAGTAAATGGTTAAAGTTTTGTGTATGTAACAGAAAATACGTACAAATATCCCACTGGTTTAGAGGCATCatacaacagacacacacacatacacagtgcaCACCGCTACCTGATTCCTGTAAGAAGTTCTAAAGGACATTGTTCACACGTCACACAGTTTCAGCATGATATTTGGTTTGTAATTGTTTGGTTCACTTTCCAAACTCGTACAGACCACCTGCAGGGCTTGGCTCATGGAATTGCAGTAAGTAGAGGTTTGATGGAAGGAATAGAAAAAGCACACTTGTTGAACGGCAGTTTTAACAGACAAGTAAATGCACTGAAACACTAGTGATGATGAAAATCAACATAAAATAACAGGCAAGCAGAGGGTTTTACTTAGCCATGGTAGTGTGCTGTAGACTGTCGGTGTGTctccacatttacattttaatttgttttttatgtgcctAAAGAGCAGGTTGAGGTAGCATGTGCAGAGTTCAGTGGCCTCCGGTTAaaattgtaaattaaaaatatttgcatttcctttttttcatttgctttaattACTAATCATACTCTTCCCAATTCCAATAATAACGGTAACTGTACTATTGTACTACATAGTATTCTTAAGCTAGAccaataattaaaaatgttattgtgatattttgaaATTAAAGAACAGACAGCAACCTGACTGAGATTTGTAGTTTAACATGTGAAGCTCACATGAGTTGAATACATTATATTGGCTCATATTTGTATTTGAAGAATGGAAAACATGTACAGTATCAGGCCAGTTTGTCTCACTTTGCAACATTACTCACCAGCTACGTGTTGTTATAGTGAGCTCACATACTTCAGTGCTGTCATTTACTCTGAGTGGTTTTTACATGTGACAATTGTTTGACTCTAATTGGGGGCTTCGTCATTAGCTAAAGTAGTCCTTGAACTAATACCCCCTGTTCTCTTTGTGTGCTTTTAAAAGTCTAGCTAAAGTTTTACATGTGAGACCCTGGCATGAAAAAATAAGGTATTTTAATGATGTTTGCCATCCAGGGTAAAAAGGTCCTATTGGATCTACCTTGTGTTTTGATCTTTACATACAATCTTTTATCAGCaaattgttaataaaataaattggtAGCATGacttgaaaatatttttgataatattaaaaaatgtaaaacttctAAATTAAGTTACTGGGCTATCAGCTCTTTGTCAGCTGTACTGCTATTTCGGATATCACAGTGAAAACTCTGTGTTAGTCAGTGCTACATCTTCTCTGCAGTGAACGTGACGATAGTCTTCTAAACGATCGTATTTTCTTCCCATTCTGTCAACACGATGCATCTGGAGTGTAATCCTCCAAAGTCTCAAAAATGCTGTATGCTAAACCTTCCTTAACTCATTCTTGAGGTCATCAATGCGTTACTTGGCTCAAAGCACAGACAGAATTGCAACATTTGTATACAtaagcaaagaaacaaaagcagctAAAAGGTGTGATGTTTAAACAGAGCAATTCCTGGTGACCCCAAGGCCCTGCAGCAGCTGTATGTTTCTATCTTACATTGAGTGACCAGCTCGTCTCTGCCTCTGGCACTGGGAGAATCCTTTATCTGAATTAGGTGATCAATACGACCTGAAACACAGGATGAGGCAGGAGCAACCTTTACCTgggcttcacacacacacacacacgcacacacacacacacacacacacgcacacgcacacacacacacgcacacgcacacgcacacgcacacacacacacacacacacacacacgcacacgcacacacacacacacacacacacacacacacgcatgcacacaaagGGACAACATTCTTCAGGGTTCCTGCCCTGGAATGACTCAAACTCCAGCTGGTAAGAATATATACCTTGACACACAAAACTGGATACCCAACAGTCACTCATGATAATCTTTGAATAACACTAAATTAGCATTGGGCCATTTCACCACATACTATTAATGAGGCTTTTGTAAACAACGTTACTGGAACAACCACAAAACAATATGCGCTGGTGTGTGCATGtaagcttctgtgtgtgtgtgtgtgtgtgtgtgtgtgtgtgtgtgtgtgtgtgtgtatacacttACGGGGCCCTAACAAGTAGCCAGCGCTGTTCATAGTCCAGCCTCgcttttcttttgcctgcaAGATATAAAGATGGATACAATAAGCAGCTAAAGGACAAGGAGACAGTTTTAATGAGTTTTTGATGTGTAAATCTAAGAGCATTTTTCTTAAATGTAAAACATCCTTATTGTCATGGTCTGTAGGCTTGTCATATGCCTGCAGGGAGTTTGTGTATTTTACTTTCCTAGTAAATTTCtgaatatgtttttttcccccttagtTTTCTTACATGTGGATTCTTAATGTGGGTTTATTTAGGGTCTCTTGGAAATCATGGAATCATGGGTTGGTTccttgaattgaatttaacCTCACCTGCATCTCTGTGTTACATGTTGTAGCGTCTGCTATTGGGAAGTTTGAGCTCTTGGATTTGGTCATGGTCTGTATGGTTTCATTGTGAATCTGTGATTTTAGCTTGTTTTGTCTTCATTCACTTGAAGATTTGAACTTTTTACTactaatatactcacatatacacattttatttttgtgattgGCTGCTTAAAAATTTTGTTGTAAACTAAAATAGATTACTTTATAATGATATTTGATATCATTTTGACATTTCTATTAGTCTCTgttgtctttatgtctttattgGTACATTGATTCTTGGCACCTAAATTTAAGTGGGAGGTTAACATTAACGTTGTACTGAATTTTGAACTGCTTACCGCAACAACTAGCCCGATGGTCTCGGAAAGAGTTGCACAAAAGATGAGCGACATGCAAAATATCCCAAAGCCCCTCTGcatctgagaaagaaaaaaacacaatattaaCATGACAACAAAACTATTTGAAAGCATGCCTTTAAAGGCTACAAAAACTGTAACTTACCTTTGATGTGACTTCCTTCAGTCTGGTTCACG
This Astatotilapia calliptera chromosome 7, fAstCal1.2, whole genome shotgun sequence DNA region includes the following protein-coding sequences:
- the gal gene encoding galanin peptides isoform X2 translates to MQRGFGIFCMSLIFCATLSETIGLVVAAKEKRGWTMNSAGYLLGPHGLDGLHGHTRLGDKPGLAGKRDIGQEEDFRTGALRIADEEIIHTVIDFLSYLKLKEMGALDSLPPSVTSDELANP
- the gal gene encoding galanin peptides isoform X1 yields the protein MQRGFGIFCMSLIFCATLSETIGLVVAAKEKRGWTMNSAGYLLGPRRIDHLIQIKDSPSARGRDELVTQYGLDGLHGHTRLGDKPGLAGKRDIGQEEDFRTGALRIADEEIIHTVIDFLSYLKLKEMGALDSLPPSVTSDELANP